In Lacerta agilis isolate rLacAgi1 chromosome 1, rLacAgi1.pri, whole genome shotgun sequence, the following proteins share a genomic window:
- the RAG2 gene encoding V(D)J recombination-activating protein 2 has protein sequence MTCLPEKMPLQMISTINNSSLIQPGFSLLNFDGRVFLFGQKGWPKRSCPTGVFLLDFKKEELKLKPAYFSKDSCYLPPLRYPAICTPKGSMAQSEKCPYFIHGGKTPNNELSDKLYTMSLISKNSKKFTFRCTEKELAGEVPEARYGHTINVVHSQGKSIIVIVGGRSYKALGERTTENWNSVVDCMPYIFLVDPEFGCCTSHAFQELMGGFSFHLSLARNDTIYIIGGHSIESNTRPPNLYRIKVDLPLGSPAVNCSVLSGGISVSSAIMTQTGDQEFVVVGGYHSDNQKRMVCNTINLEDNKIEIVEREAPEWTPDIKHCKIWFGSDMGNGVILFGIPGDNRQLISDANYFYLLRCREESDQDPEQMAQVCSQSSTEDAGESTPFEDSEEFTFSFDIDTYNEDDEEDESETGYWITCSSGCDIDINTWVPLYSTELNKPAMIFCSNGDGHWVHAQCMDLSEDMLIHLSQVNTKYFCPEHTSLARGLQTPKETPPVEKPPMKALHRKKPMTIFTPAKKSFIRKLFQ, from the coding sequence ATGACTTGTTTGCCTGAGAAGATGCCTCTTCAGATGATATCGACCATTAACAATTCTTCACTGATCCAGCCAGGATTTTCACTGCTGAACTTTGATGGCCGTGTTTTCTTGTTTGGACAGAAAGGCTGGCCAAAGAGGTCCTGTCCGACAGGAGTTTTCCTTCTTGATTTCAAAAAGGAAGAGCTCAAACTGAAGCCAGCATACTTCTCTAAGGATTCTTGCTACCTTCCCCCTCTGCGGTACCCTGCCATCTGCACTCCCAAAGGCAGTATGGCCCAGTCTGAGAAGTGTCCATACTTCATCCATGGAGGGAAAACACCCAACAATGAACTTTCTGATAAGCTGTACACCATGAGCCTAATCAGCAAGAATAGCAAGAAATTCACATTTAGGTGTACTGAGAAAGAATTAGCTGGGGAGGTCCCAGAAGCCAGATATGGCCATACCATTAATGTGGTTCACAGTCAAGGTAAAAGTATAATTGTTATAGTTGGGGGGAGATCATACAAGGCCCTCGGAGAGAGGACAACTGAAAACTGGAACAGTGTGGTTGACTGTATGCCATATATATTTCTGGTTGACCCTGAATTTGGATGTTGCACCTCACATGCCTTCCAAGAGCTTATGGGGGGATTCTCTTTTCATCTCTCCCTTGCTAGAAATGACACCATCTATATCATAGGAGGCCATTCCATTGAAAGTAATACGAGACCCCCAAATCTCTATAGAATAAAAGTTGACCTTCCCTTAGGAAGCCCAGCTGTGAACTGTAGTGTTTTGTCTGGTGGGATCTCAGTATCAAGTGCCATCATGACCCAGACTGGAGACCAGGAATTTGTCGTTGTTGGGGGCTACCACTCTGATAACCAGAAGAGAATGGTTTGTAATACAATCAACCTAGAAGATAACAAGATAGAGATAGTGGAAAGAGAGGCACCAGAATGGACCCCAGATATCAAACACTGCAAGATATGGTTTGGGAGTGATATGGGAAATGGTGTCATACTGTTTGGTATACCTGGAGACAACAGGCAGCTAATTTCAGATGCTAACTACTTTTACTTGTTGAGATGCAGAGAAGAAAGTGATCAGGACCCAGAACAGATGGCACAAGTGTGCAGTCAGAGTTCTACAGAAGATGCAGGAGAGTCTACGCCTTTTGAAGATTCAGAGGAGTTCACTTTCAGCTTTGACATTGACACCtataatgaagatgatgaagaagatgagTCAGAAACAGGCTATTGGATCACCTGCTCTTCAGGCTGTGATATTGATATCAACACCTGGGTGCCCTTGTACTCAACAGAGCTCAACAAGCCAGCAATGATCTTCTGTTCAAATGGAGATGGTCACTGGGTCCACGCTCAGTGCATGGACTTATCTGAAGACATGCTTAttcacctttcacaggtaaacaCCAAGTACTTCTGCCCTGAGCATACCAGTTTGGCCAGGGGACTGCAAACTCCCAAGGAGACTCCTCCAGTGGAAAAGCCACCCATGAAAGCATTGCACAGGAAAAAACCCATGACAATATTCACTCCTGCAAAAAAGTCATTTATCCGGAAGCTATTTCAATAG
- the RAG1 gene encoding V(D)J recombination-activating protein 1, producing the protein MEMLPPPSMNLCFVSEQLQPPSMKFSEWKFKLFKVRSLSKPLPEDLAHSGKGKEAASLDNVTEEQADVITSVSQEPSETVAEVNSIVQARDKNAFPVNQREIETHQTKLQHLCRICGGSFKTDPYKRSHPVHGPVDDEMQALLRKKEKRATSWPDLLAKVFKIDVRGDIDTIHPTNFCHNCWNVVQRKFSNSPCEEYFPRSGTMEWHPHSPRCEVCGTSFRGVKRKKQALNPQMSKKLKIAAGRARKIRRVKNTKRVNNKALMKKIANCNKIHLSTKILAVDYPVDFVKSISCQVCEHILADPVETTCRHLFCRVCILKCLKVMGSYCPACRYPCFPTDLVSPVKSFLSILNSLAVRCPVKGCHEEVLLGKYCHHLSIHKEVEDKEGYVYVNKGGRPRQHLLSLTRRAQKHRLRELKLQVKAFAEKEEGGDVKSVCLTLFLLALRARNEHRQADELEAMMQGKGSGLHPAVCLAIRVNTFLSCSQYHKMYRTVKAITGRQIFQPLHALRTAEKSLLPGYHPFEWKPPLKNVSSNTEVGIIDGLSGIQRLVDDYPVDTIAKRFRYDAALVSALMDMEEDILEGLKTKDLDDYLKGPFTVVVKESCDGMGDVSEKHGCGPPVPEKAVRFSFTLMSITVAHDKGSSNIFEESKPNSELCCKPLCLMLADESDHETLTAILSPLVAEREAMKNSVLILDMAGIPRMFKFVFRGTGYDEKLVREVEGLEASGSTYICTLCDATRQEASQNLILHSITRSHTENLERYEVWRSNPFHETVEELRDRVKGVSAKPFIETVPSIDALHCDIGNAAEFYKIFQFEIGEVYKNPDTSKEDRKRWQSTLDKLLRKKMNLKPMTRMNGNFARKLMTKETVEAVCELIKCDERQEALRELMDLYLKMKPVWRSSCPTKECPELVCQYSFHSQRFAELLSTKFSYRYEGRITNYFHKTLAHVPEIIERDGSIGAWASEGNESGNKLFRRFRKMNARQSKCYEMEDVLKHHWLYTSKHLQKFMNAHNMLKSQGFTLNPEQSMGDFMTLEDSLEITDSMEF; encoded by the coding sequence ATGGAGATGCTGCCACCACCAAGCATGAACTTGTGCTTTGTGTCGGAGCAGCTCCAGCCGCCCTCCATGAAGTTTTCTGAATGGAAATTCAAGCTGTTCAAAGTGAGATCACTTAGCAAACCACTTCCTGAAGACCTGGCTCACAGTGGTAAAGGAAAAGAGGCAGCCTCTCTGGACAATGTCACTGAGGAGCAGGCTGATGTGATTACTTCAGTGTCACAAGAACCTTCCGAAACAGTCGCAGAAGTCAACAGCATTGTGCAGGCAAGAGATAAAAATGCCTTTCCTGTGAACCAAAGGGAGATCGAAACTCACCAAACCAAACTGCAGCACCTCTGTCGCATCTGTGGAGGCTCATTTAAGACCGACCCTTACAAGCGAAGCCACCCAGTTCATGGGCCAGTGGATGATGAGATGCAAGCCCTTCtaagaaagaaggagaaaagggCCACATCCTGGCCAGATCTTCTCGCTAAGGTTTTCAAGATAGATGTGAGAGGCGACATCGACACAATCCATCCTACTAATTTTTGCCACAACTGCTGGAATGTTGTTCAAAGGAAATTCAGCAATTCTCCATGTGAAGAGTATTTCCCAAGGAGTGGCACCATGGAATGGCACCCCCATTCACCAAGATGCGAGGTGTGTGGCACTTCCTTCCGTGGGGTCAAAAGAAAGAAGCAAGCCCTGAATCCACAGATGAGCAAAAAGCTCAAGATCGCAGCTGGACGTGCTAGAAAAATAAGGCGTGTAAAGAATACGAAACGAGTGAACAACAAGGCTTTAATGAAGAAGATTGCCAACTGCAACAAGATACACCTCAGTACCAAGATCCTTGCTGTAGATTATCCCGTGGACTTTGTAAAATCGATCTCCTGTCAGGTCTGTGAGCATATCCTGGCCGATCCAGTAGAAACGACGTGTCGGCACTTATTCTGCAGAGTCTGCATCCTTAAATGCCTCAAAGTGATGGGAAGTTATTGCCCAGCCTGTCGCTATCCTTGCTTTCCGACAGATCTGGTGAGCCCTGTTAAATCCTTCTTGAGTATCCTCAACAGTTTGGCTGTGAGATGTCCAGTGAAAGGGTGTCACGAGGAGGTCCTCCTGGGAAAATACTGccaccatctttccatccacAAAGAGGTAGAAGACAAAGAGGGCTATGTGTATGTAAACAAAGGTGGCCGGCCAAGACAACACTTACTTTCATTGACCCGGAGAGCACAAAAGCACCGCCTAAGAGAGCTCAAGCTTCAAGTGAAAGCTTTTGCTgagaaagaagaagggggagaTGTAAAGTCTGTGTGTCTAACTTTGTTCCTACTGGCTCTGAGAGCGAGAAATGAACACAGACAAGCTGATGAGTTGGAAGCTATGATGCAAGGGAAGGGATCAGGCCTTCACCCAGCTGTTTGCTTGGCAATTCGGGTCAACACCTTTCTCAGCTGTAGCCAATACCATAAAATGTACAGAACTGTAAAAGCAATAACAGGAAGGCAGATATTTCAGCCATTGCATGCCCTCCGAACTGCTGAAAAGTCTCTCCTCCCAGGTTACCATCCATTTGAGTGGAAGCCACCCTTGAAAAATGTGTCCAGTAACACAGAAGTAGGCATTATTGATGGGCTGTCAGGCATACAGCGTTTGGTTGATGACTACCCAGTGGACACAATTGCCAAGAGATTTCGATATGATGCAGCTTTGGTTTCTGCCCTGATGGATATGGAAGAAGACATCCTGGAAGGGCTGAAAACTAAGGACTTGGATGACTATTTGAAAGGCCCTTTCACGGTGGTGGTCAAAGAGTCCTGTGATGGAATGGGAGATGTCAGTGAAAAGCATGGCTGTGGCCCGCCGGTCCCCGAGAAAGCAGTTCggttctctttcaccctcatgaGCATCACGGTAGCTCATGACAAGGGAAGCTCCAATATCTTTGAAGAAAGTAAGCCCAACTCAGAACTGTGTTGCAAACCTTTGTGCCTCATGTTGGCTGATGAATCAGATCATGAGACACTCACAGCCATACTGAGCCCTCTTGTGGCAGAAAGAGAGGCCATGAAAAATAGTGTATTGATACTTGATATGGCTGGGATCCCCAGAATGTTTAAATTTGTCTTTCGGGGCACTGGATATGATGAAAAGCTTGTTCGTGAAGTAGAGGGCCTTGAAGCCTCTGGCTCGACTTACATTTGCACACTTTGTGATGCAACACGCCAGGAAGCATCTCAGAACTTGATCCTCCATTCCATAACGAGAAGTCATACTGAAAACCTAGAGCGATATGAGGTGTGGAGGTCAAACCCTTTCCACGAGACTGTTGAAGAATTACGTGACAGAGTGAAGGGTGTTTCTGCCAAACCTTTTATTGAGACTGTTCCTTCGATAGATGCACTGCACTGTGACATTGGCAACGCAGCCGAGTTTTACAAAATATTCCAGTTTGAGATTGGTGAAGTATACAAAAACCCTGATACATCCAAAGAAGATAGAAAGAGGTGGCAATCAACTCTTGATAAGCTCCTTAGAAAGAAAATGAACCTAAAGCCCATGACAAGGATGAATGGGAATTTTGCAAGAAAGCTCATGACCAAAGAGACTGTGGAAGCAGTTTGTGAATTAATAAAGTGTGACGAGAGACAGGAAGCCCTTAGAGAACTCATGGACCTTTACCTTAAGATGAAGCCAGTATGGCGGTCCTCGTGTCCCACCAAGGAATGCCCAGAACTTGTTTGCCAGTACAGCTTCCATTCTCAACGTTTCGCAGAGTTGCTGTCCACAAAATTCAGTTACAGATATGAGGGAAGGATCACAAATTACTTTCATAAAACGCTTGCTCATGTTCCTGAAATTATCGAAAGAGATGGCTCCATTGGTGCTTGGGCAAGTGAGGGCAATGAATCTGGGAACAAGCTATTCAGGCGCTTTCGAAAAATGAACGCCAGGCAATCAAAATGCTATGAAATGGAGGATGTCTTGAAGCACCATTGGCTGTACACCTCAAAACATTTGCAGAAGTTCATGAATGCCCATAACATGTTGAAAAGCCAGGGATTCACATTAAATCCAGAGCAGAGTATGGGAGATTTCATGACACTGGAAGACTCATTAGAAATTACTGATTCCATGGAATTCTAA